From one Catellatospora sp. IY07-71 genomic stretch:
- the hisH gene encoding imidazole glycerol phosphate synthase subunit HisH — translation MTAKPKVTVLDYGSGNLRSAQRALEAAGADVLVTPDLAAAERADGLVVPGVGAFAACMAGIEAAQAGPVITDRVMAGRPVLGICVGAQVMFDSGDEHGVVTKGLGLLPGTVTRLAARRVPHMGWNLLDAPAGSTLFSGVQADARCYFVHSYAALPSADLDGVALVTTSTHEHATFVAAAERGPLAVTQFHPEKSGAIGASVLRNWIATL, via the coding sequence GTGACGGCCAAACCGAAGGTGACGGTGCTCGACTACGGGTCGGGCAACCTGCGATCGGCGCAGCGGGCCCTCGAAGCGGCCGGAGCGGACGTGCTGGTCACGCCCGACCTGGCCGCCGCCGAGCGGGCCGACGGCCTCGTCGTGCCCGGTGTCGGCGCGTTCGCGGCGTGCATGGCCGGGATCGAGGCGGCCCAGGCCGGGCCGGTCATCACCGACCGGGTCATGGCCGGGCGGCCGGTGCTCGGCATCTGCGTCGGCGCGCAGGTCATGTTCGACTCCGGCGACGAGCACGGCGTGGTCACCAAGGGCCTGGGCCTGCTGCCCGGCACGGTGACCCGGCTGGCCGCGCGGCGCGTGCCGCACATGGGCTGGAACCTGCTCGACGCGCCCGCCGGCTCGACGCTGTTCTCCGGCGTGCAGGCCGACGCGCGCTGCTACTTCGTGCACTCGTACGCCGCCCTGCCCAGCGCCGACCTGGACGGGGTCGCCCTGGTCACCACGTCGACCCACGAGCACGCGACGTTCGTCGCCGCCGCGGAGCGGGGGCCGCTGGCGGTCACCCAGTTCCACCCGGAGAAGTCCGGCGCGATCGGCGCGAGCGTCCTGCGCAACTGGATCGCCACGCTGTGA
- the hisB gene encoding imidazoleglycerol-phosphate dehydratase HisB — MSRTGRVERVTKETKVLVEIDLDGTGRGEISTGVGFFDHMLNQIARHGGFDLTVRTEGDLEIDAHHTMEDTALALGEAFAIALGDKAGIRRYGDAVVPMDEVLVQAAVDLSGRPYVVHDEPMDLAPYIGPVYPTSMTRHIFESFGQTAKVTLHVSVLRAARPGTKPDAHHVVEGQFKALARALRTAVEIDPRSAGAVPSTKGVL; from the coding sequence ATGAGCCGGACCGGACGCGTCGAGCGGGTCACCAAGGAGACCAAGGTCCTCGTCGAGATCGACCTCGACGGCACGGGCCGCGGTGAGATCAGCACCGGGGTCGGCTTCTTCGACCACATGCTCAACCAGATCGCCCGGCACGGCGGCTTCGACCTGACCGTGCGCACCGAGGGCGACCTCGAGATCGACGCGCACCACACCATGGAGGACACCGCGCTGGCGCTCGGCGAGGCGTTCGCCATCGCGCTGGGCGACAAGGCCGGCATCCGGCGCTACGGCGACGCCGTCGTCCCCATGGACGAGGTGCTGGTGCAGGCCGCCGTGGACCTGTCCGGCCGGCCGTACGTGGTGCACGACGAGCCGATGGACCTCGCGCCGTACATCGGGCCGGTCTACCCGACGTCGATGACGCGGCACATCTTCGAGTCCTTCGGCCAGACCGCCAAGGTCACGCTGCACGTGTCCGTGCTGCGGGCCGCCCGGCCCGGCACCAAGCCCGACGCGCACCACGTCGTCGAGGGCCAGTTCAAGGCGCTCGCCCGCGCCCTGCGCACCGCCGTCGAGATCGACCCGCGCAGCGCGGGCGCGGTGCCCAGCACCAAGGGGGTTCTGTGA
- a CDS encoding histidinol-phosphate transaminase gives MSDHDWVQGLLREELRGRTAYGAPQLDVPVRLNTNENSYPLPDEVVRAVGRAITGEIADLNRYPDRDAVKLRADLAAYCGHGLTAEQLWAANGSNEIQQQLFQAFAGPGRVALGFGPAYSMHPLLAAGTATTWVDGGRGDDFGLTAEHAVAQVRRHRPALTLLCSPNNPTGTALDFSIVEAVLAETEGLVLIDEAYAEFRRPGTPSALELLDRHPRLVVSRTMSKAFAFAGARVGYLAAHPAIVEAVQLVRLPYHLSALTQAAARAALAHADVLLGTVEAIKAERDRIVSELRLSGWAVADSDANFVLFGRFEDQQAAWRTLLDQGVLVRDVGLPGWLRVTAGTHAETTAFLNAMKELQA, from the coding sequence ATGAGCGACCACGACTGGGTGCAGGGGCTGCTGCGCGAGGAGCTGCGCGGGCGCACCGCGTACGGCGCGCCGCAGCTCGACGTGCCGGTGCGGCTGAACACCAACGAGAACTCGTACCCGCTGCCCGACGAGGTGGTGCGGGCGGTCGGCCGCGCGATCACCGGGGAGATCGCCGACCTGAACCGCTACCCCGACCGGGACGCCGTGAAGCTGCGCGCCGACCTGGCCGCCTACTGCGGGCACGGGCTGACCGCCGAGCAGCTGTGGGCCGCCAACGGCTCCAACGAGATCCAGCAGCAGCTGTTCCAGGCGTTCGCCGGGCCGGGGCGGGTGGCGCTGGGCTTCGGCCCGGCGTACTCGATGCATCCGCTGCTGGCCGCCGGGACCGCCACCACCTGGGTGGACGGCGGCCGCGGCGACGACTTCGGGCTCACCGCCGAGCACGCGGTGGCGCAGGTGCGCCGCCACCGGCCGGCGCTGACGCTGCTGTGCTCGCCGAACAACCCGACCGGCACCGCGCTGGACTTCTCGATCGTCGAGGCGGTGCTGGCCGAGACCGAGGGCCTGGTGCTGATCGACGAGGCGTACGCCGAGTTCCGCCGCCCCGGCACGCCCAGCGCGCTGGAGCTGCTGGACCGGCACCCGCGCCTGGTGGTCAGCCGGACCATGAGCAAGGCGTTCGCCTTCGCCGGGGCCCGCGTCGGCTACCTGGCCGCGCACCCGGCGATCGTGGAGGCGGTGCAGCTGGTGCGCCTGCCGTATCACCTGTCCGCGCTCACCCAGGCCGCCGCCCGCGCCGCGCTCGCGCACGCGGACGTGCTGCTGGGCACCGTCGAGGCGATCAAGGCCGAGCGCGACCGCATCGTGTCCGAGCTGCGCCTGAGCGGCTGGGCCGTGGCCGACTCGGACGCCAACTTCGTCCTGTTCGGACGCTTCGAAGACCAGCAGGCCGCCTGGCGGACCCTGCTCGACCAGGGCGTGCTGGTGCGCGACGTGGGCCTGCCCGGCTGGCTGCGGGTCACCGCGGGCACCCACGCCGAGACCACCGCCTTCCTGAACGCCATGAAGGAGCTGCAGGCATGA
- the hisD gene encoding histidinol dehydrogenase, with amino-acid sequence MLTRIDLRGRDIDPRNLLPRAQIDVSQAVEQIRPLVDGVREHGVEAVKEATHRLDGVDLAALRVPAEAIKEAEQALEPEVRAALLEAIERTRKVHADQRRTDHTTQVVPGGTVTERWLPVSRVGLYVPGGLAVYPSTVVMNVVPAQAAGVPSLVIVSPPQKATGLPDARVLAACALLGVDEVYGVGGAQAVAMLAYGTRGTADPERELTAADDCAPVDLITGPGNLWVTAAKRLVRGVVGIDAEAGPTEIAILADDTADPAHVAADLISQAEHDPMAASVLVTDSVALADAVDAELAVRVARTKHSARVATALSGPQSGVVLVGDLAQGLRVVDAYAAEHLEIQTRDAREWAMRVRNAGAIFVGAYAPVSLGDYCAGSNHVLPTAGCARHSSGLSVQSFLRGIHVVEYTQDALRDVAHHVVALANAEDLPAHGEAVTARFERENAA; translated from the coding sequence GTGTTGACCCGTATCGACCTGCGTGGACGTGACATCGATCCGCGCAACCTGCTGCCCCGTGCCCAGATCGACGTCAGCCAGGCGGTGGAGCAGATCCGCCCGCTGGTCGACGGGGTGCGCGAGCATGGTGTCGAGGCGGTCAAGGAGGCCACCCATCGGCTCGACGGGGTGGACCTGGCCGCGTTGCGGGTGCCGGCGGAAGCGATCAAGGAAGCCGAGCAGGCGCTGGAGCCCGAGGTCCGGGCCGCGCTGCTGGAGGCGATCGAGCGCACTCGCAAGGTCCACGCCGACCAGCGCCGCACCGACCACACCACCCAGGTGGTGCCCGGCGGCACGGTGACCGAGCGCTGGCTGCCGGTGTCCCGGGTCGGCCTCTACGTGCCCGGCGGGCTGGCCGTCTACCCGTCGACCGTGGTCATGAACGTGGTGCCCGCCCAGGCCGCGGGCGTGCCCAGCCTGGTGATCGTGAGCCCGCCGCAGAAGGCGACCGGGCTGCCCGACGCGCGGGTGCTGGCCGCCTGCGCGCTGCTGGGCGTCGACGAGGTGTACGGCGTGGGCGGCGCGCAGGCCGTGGCGATGCTCGCCTACGGCACCCGCGGCACGGCCGACCCGGAGCGGGAGCTGACCGCCGCCGACGACTGCGCTCCGGTCGACCTGATCACCGGCCCGGGCAACCTGTGGGTGACCGCCGCCAAGCGCCTGGTGCGCGGCGTGGTGGGCATCGACGCCGAGGCCGGGCCGACCGAGATCGCGATCCTGGCCGACGACACCGCCGACCCGGCGCACGTCGCCGCCGACCTGATCAGCCAGGCCGAGCACGACCCGATGGCGGCCAGCGTGCTGGTCACCGATTCGGTCGCGCTGGCCGACGCGGTCGACGCCGAGCTGGCGGTGCGGGTGGCCCGCACGAAGCACAGCGCGCGCGTCGCCACCGCGCTGAGCGGCCCGCAGTCGGGCGTGGTGCTGGTCGGCGACCTGGCGCAGGGGCTGCGCGTGGTGGACGCGTACGCGGCCGAGCACCTGGAGATCCAGACCCGCGACGCCCGGGAGTGGGCGATGCGGGTGCGCAACGCCGGGGCGATCTTCGTGGGGGCGTACGCGCCGGTGTCGCTGGGCGACTACTGCGCCGGCTCCAACCACGTGCTGCCCACGGCGGGCTGCGCGCGCCACTCGTCGGGGCTGTCGGTGCAGTCGTTCCTGCGCGGCATCCACGTCGTGGAGTACACCCAGGACGCGCTGCGCGACGTGGCGCACCACGTGGTGGCGCTGGCCAACGCCGAGGACCTGCCCGCGCACGGCGAGGCCGTGACCGCGCGCTTCGAGAGGGAGAACGCGGCATGA
- a CDS encoding LON peptidase substrate-binding domain-containing protein codes for MTGTLPLFPLGTVLFPGLVLPLHIFEERWRTLVRNLMELPDGTPREFGVVAIERGLEVMPPPHDGVATSEVVVHEVGCVAQLRKITELPDGRFDIVTVGQRRFRITGFVPSPHPYPVVGVEWLPEPAADENAEGLAPRVLSAFREYLGVLRGGPDDQLPEDPVVLSHLVAASASLTVGDRQALLSAPDPATRLRQELKLLARETALLREVRAVPAQLAQLGPTPAMN; via the coding sequence ATGACCGGGACGCTGCCGCTGTTCCCGCTGGGCACGGTGCTCTTCCCGGGCCTGGTGCTACCGCTGCACATCTTCGAGGAGCGCTGGCGCACCCTGGTGCGCAACCTGATGGAGCTGCCCGACGGCACGCCGCGCGAGTTCGGCGTGGTCGCCATCGAGCGCGGCCTGGAGGTCATGCCCCCGCCCCACGACGGCGTCGCCACCTCCGAGGTGGTGGTGCACGAGGTCGGCTGCGTGGCGCAGCTCCGTAAGATCACCGAGCTGCCGGACGGCCGGTTCGACATCGTCACGGTCGGCCAGCGGCGCTTCCGCATCACCGGCTTCGTGCCGAGCCCGCATCCCTACCCCGTGGTGGGCGTCGAGTGGCTGCCCGAGCCCGCCGCCGACGAGAACGCCGAAGGCCTCGCCCCGCGCGTGCTGTCCGCCTTCCGGGAGTATCTCGGCGTGCTGCGCGGCGGCCCCGACGACCAGCTGCCGGAGGACCCGGTGGTGCTGTCACACCTGGTCGCGGCGAGCGCCTCGCTCACCGTGGGCGACCGCCAGGCGCTGCTCAGCGCCCCCGATCCGGCGACGAGGCTGCGCCAGGAGCTGAAGCTGCTGGCCCGGGAGACGGCGCTGCTGCGCGAGGTGCGGGCCGTGCCGGCGCAGCTCGCCCAGCTCGGCCCCACCCCGGCGATGAACTGA
- a CDS encoding DUF2567 domain-containing protein yields the protein MLSDDTPGYGDPVNPVQEPAPARGGYGADVLWALVTAAVIGVLGIGLGLLWHRFAPTLPLRMAELGTEQGLVYTSPEPEELAAAEGWFVLLGLGFGVLVAVLAWVLLPARRGPIQLAGVLLGSVIAGWVAWWVGHNIGLVEYEQLKASAPVDTIVHRPPDLRAVKELGFFPYAIGGTLLIPAFGAVVSYALMAAWSRWPSLRRGEDEDVYTDEYGGYGDQPLDPAR from the coding sequence ATGCTTTCCGACGACACACCCGGCTACGGCGATCCCGTCAACCCGGTGCAGGAGCCGGCGCCCGCGCGCGGCGGGTACGGTGCCGACGTGCTGTGGGCCCTGGTCACCGCCGCCGTGATCGGTGTGCTGGGGATCGGGCTAGGGCTGCTGTGGCACCGGTTCGCGCCGACGCTGCCGCTGCGGATGGCCGAGCTGGGCACCGAGCAGGGCCTGGTCTACACCTCGCCGGAGCCGGAGGAGCTGGCCGCGGCCGAGGGCTGGTTCGTGCTGCTCGGGCTCGGGTTCGGGGTGCTCGTCGCGGTGCTGGCGTGGGTGCTGCTGCCGGCCAGGCGCGGCCCGATCCAGCTGGCCGGGGTGCTGCTGGGCTCCGTGATCGCGGGCTGGGTCGCCTGGTGGGTGGGCCACAACATCGGCCTGGTCGAGTACGAGCAGCTCAAGGCCAGCGCGCCGGTGGACACCATCGTGCACCGGCCGCCGGACCTGCGTGCGGTCAAGGAGCTGGGCTTCTTCCCGTACGCGATCGGCGGCACGCTGCTCATCCCCGCGTTCGGCGCGGTGGTCAGCTACGCCCTGATGGCGGCCTGGTCGCGCTGGCCGTCGCTGCGCCGGGGCGAGGACGAGGACGTCTACACCGACGAGTACGGCGGGTACGGCGACCAGCCGCTCGACCCGGCGCGCTGA
- a CDS encoding SUKH-3 domain-containing protein encodes MISQERLEEIVRHWAVTETLRRGYPCEPRLTEFEAGWVVWAPAPSGGPIPEPGSGETVIIDRETGELTVVPGLPPQVAMSRYAGGEHRVTAGATQFGGMPTVPPMPPVPPSFDGTVTPPSFDGQPLPPPPVSPVSPFGPPPVEPAELARRAEALAAELARLGGDTTLPQVAAVLEVGGQVFTALGHTADAEPDHHPAVRQALSALAPGNRNRGAHRHPELLALSRALYALADGAARPDLVAQLLSGGTLRLTLLREGADPAAATPAASCHTCGTVLVSLGMRGELPRDLETPEQPPNPPADAAATRVITAEAVAATVAAPGLRHRLPVLPFVVDLLAPYAPFYPVLQSRPGAAQRAESFTIDVWVRERTADTLGDAAARVGAQLYPIGGEPAGYHSIIAVDEHRRVFAVDHAGIWVLGADLPTAVQTLLTGGPTPRVRADGTW; translated from the coding sequence ATGATTTCACAGGAACGGCTGGAGGAGATCGTCCGGCACTGGGCCGTCACCGAGACGCTGCGCCGCGGCTACCCGTGCGAGCCGAGGCTCACCGAGTTCGAGGCGGGCTGGGTCGTCTGGGCGCCCGCGCCGTCCGGCGGGCCGATCCCCGAGCCGGGCAGCGGCGAGACGGTGATCATCGACCGGGAGACCGGCGAGCTGACCGTCGTGCCCGGCCTTCCCCCGCAGGTCGCCATGAGCCGGTACGCGGGCGGCGAGCACCGCGTCACGGCGGGCGCGACGCAGTTCGGCGGGATGCCGACCGTGCCGCCGATGCCGCCGGTCCCGCCGTCGTTCGACGGCACGGTGACCCCGCCCTCCTTCGACGGGCAGCCGCTGCCGCCGCCCCCGGTCTCGCCCGTGTCGCCGTTCGGGCCGCCGCCGGTGGAGCCCGCCGAGCTGGCCCGGCGCGCCGAGGCGCTCGCCGCCGAGCTGGCGCGCCTCGGCGGCGACACGACACTGCCCCAGGTCGCGGCGGTCCTGGAGGTCGGCGGCCAGGTCTTCACCGCGCTCGGCCACACCGCCGACGCCGAACCCGACCACCACCCGGCGGTACGGCAGGCCCTGTCCGCGCTCGCCCCCGGCAACCGCAACCGGGGCGCGCACCGGCACCCGGAGCTGCTCGCGCTGTCGCGCGCGCTCTACGCGCTGGCCGACGGCGCGGCCCGCCCGGATCTGGTCGCGCAGTTGCTGTCGGGCGGGACGCTGCGGCTGACGCTGCTGCGCGAGGGCGCCGACCCGGCCGCCGCCACCCCGGCCGCCTCCTGCCACACCTGCGGCACCGTGCTGGTCAGCCTCGGCATGCGCGGCGAACTGCCGCGCGACCTGGAGACGCCCGAGCAGCCGCCCAACCCGCCCGCCGACGCCGCGGCGACCCGGGTGATCACCGCCGAGGCGGTCGCCGCCACGGTCGCCGCGCCCGGCCTGCGCCACCGGCTGCCCGTGCTGCCGTTCGTGGTGGACCTGCTCGCGCCGTACGCGCCGTTCTACCCCGTGCTGCAGAGCCGTCCCGGCGCGGCGCAGCGGGCCGAGTCGTTCACCATCGACGTCTGGGTGCGCGAACGCACCGCCGACACGCTCGGCGACGCCGCCGCCCGGGTCGGCGCGCAGCTCTACCCCATCGGCGGGGAGCCCGCCGGATATCACTCGATCATCGCCGTCGACGAGCACCGACGGGTGTTCGCGGTGGACCACGCCGGCATCTGGGTCCTCGGCGCCGACCTCCCCACCGCGGTGCAGACCCTGCTCACCGGCGGTCCCACCCCTCGGGTACGGGCCGACGGCACCTGGTGA
- a CDS encoding SUKH-3 domain-containing protein, with protein sequence MTVTAMDAQRVAEQLAREAGGSHRPYVAEFPECFIVWTLSDSAGPPEPGAGARLVIDRADARIMTYPSVPLEHVRRMHQQYRSEEEQPAPVTADPLAALRRLGGGAAPGVAVRLVPADGVPRESTGAKGDQTVNHHPLVAAWLSEQPANSLVRGARRHAELVVLSDWLHEHDHAAARRGETRIDLAGVRAAAQNIQELRATLVRDPGDPLAGTAAGPCDTCLAAWIHFGLAPQTVAPAVVEPVAPPTGIPAALAHLAPDIAATLAAGGWDVPLSLGGRQVTAQEWADLAMAALAEYGHPPLDTARAAVEKFPYLVSVRRGPGVAHRIRPFEFGGDLVGATAASLAAFAGVIGCPLAPVGAEQAGDAIIAVDELGRVWVLDQAGEWYAGPELDTAFVVLLQGHPMPRVRDDGTLELPS encoded by the coding sequence ATGACCGTCACTGCCATGGACGCGCAGCGGGTGGCCGAGCAGCTGGCCCGGGAGGCGGGCGGCTCGCACCGGCCTTACGTCGCCGAGTTCCCCGAGTGCTTCATCGTGTGGACGCTGTCCGACTCGGCCGGGCCACCCGAGCCCGGGGCGGGCGCGCGCCTGGTCATCGACCGCGCCGACGCCCGCATCATGACGTACCCGTCCGTGCCGCTGGAGCACGTGCGCCGGATGCACCAGCAGTACCGGTCCGAGGAGGAGCAGCCCGCCCCGGTGACCGCGGACCCGCTCGCGGCACTGCGCCGCCTGGGCGGCGGCGCCGCGCCGGGCGTGGCGGTGCGCCTGGTGCCCGCCGACGGCGTGCCGCGCGAGTCGACCGGAGCCAAGGGCGACCAGACCGTCAACCACCACCCGCTGGTGGCGGCCTGGCTGTCGGAGCAGCCCGCCAATTCGCTGGTACGCGGCGCGCGGCGGCACGCCGAGCTGGTGGTGCTCTCGGACTGGCTGCACGAGCACGACCACGCGGCGGCCCGGCGCGGCGAAACCCGGATCGACCTGGCCGGCGTGCGCGCCGCCGCGCAGAACATCCAGGAGCTGCGGGCGACGCTGGTGCGCGACCCGGGCGACCCGCTCGCGGGCACGGCGGCCGGGCCGTGCGACACCTGCCTCGCCGCGTGGATCCACTTCGGGCTCGCGCCGCAGACGGTGGCCCCGGCCGTGGTCGAGCCGGTGGCCCCGCCGACGGGCATCCCGGCCGCGCTGGCGCACCTGGCCCCGGACATCGCGGCGACGCTGGCCGCGGGCGGCTGGGACGTGCCACTGAGCCTCGGCGGGCGGCAGGTCACCGCGCAGGAGTGGGCGGACCTGGCCATGGCCGCGCTGGCCGAGTACGGTCACCCGCCGCTGGACACGGCACGCGCGGCCGTGGAGAAGTTCCCGTACCTGGTGTCGGTGCGGCGTGGGCCGGGGGTGGCGCACCGGATCCGGCCGTTCGAGTTCGGCGGTGACCTGGTCGGCGCGACGGCGGCGTCGCTGGCCGCGTTCGCCGGGGTGATCGGCTGCCCGCTGGCGCCGGTCGGCGCGGAGCAGGCCGGTGACGCGATCATCGCGGTGGACGAGCTGGGCCGGGTGTGGGTGCTCGATCAGGCCGGCGAGTGGTATGCCGGGCCGGAGCTGGACACCGCGTTCGTGGTGCTGCTGCAGGGCCACCCGATGCCGCGCGTCCGCGACGACGGCACCCTCGAACTGCCGAGCTGA